The Salvia splendens isolate huo1 chromosome 21, SspV2, whole genome shotgun sequence genome includes a window with the following:
- the LOC121784707 gene encoding protein ROOT PRIMORDIUM DEFECTIVE 1-like, giving the protein MATQFFKKLRPSAALFSSPSRTKTTFAQYVASRARDPTFEKLMERYKNLLRVISIQDLILSSNSSPPAVSLDFISRLSQRIHLNRGAAVFLRRYPHIFHIFNHPDKLQPFCSLTPAALQIVRQESEAIEKTLPLSITRLVKILSMSLTKKLPLRAIFKVWKELGLPDDFEDSIISRNPEVFALEDGNEINTHYLVLKDSDEFRECLVPAVENSRMTECCREECSVDRTELQYSFKQGFPPGMRLGKNFKAKVKEWQRFPYIGPYEEMTAKENRRSKNGVMRMEKRAVGVVHEFLSLTVEKMVEVEKISHFRQWFGIELNVRDLFLDHPGMFYLSTKGKVHSVFLREAYMRGCLIEPNPVYEARRKLLGLVALGRRGLDRSWSVVENEEKRNV; this is encoded by the coding sequence ATGGCGACTCAATTCTTCAAGAAACTCCGCCCCTCCGCCGCCCTCTTCTCCTCTCCCAGCCGCACGAAAACTACCTTTGCCCAATACGTGGCTTCAAGAGCTCGAGACCCGACCTTCGAGAAGCTAATGGAGAGATACAAGAACCTCCTTCGAGTCATCTCCATACAAGATCTCATCCTCTCCTCCAACTCATCCCCGCCCGCCGTCTCCCTCGACTTCATCAGCCGCCTCTCCCAGCGCATCCACCTCAACCGCGGCGCCGCCGTCTTCCTCCGCAGGTACCCCCACATCTTCCACATTTTCAACCACCCCGACAAGCTCCAGCCCTTCTGCTCCCTCACTCCTGCCGCCCTCCAAATCGTCCGCCAAGAATCGGAGGCCATCGAGAAAACTCTACCGCTCTCCATTACCCGATTAGTCAAGATTTTATCCATGTCCCTCACAAAAAAATTACCTCTTCGGGCGATCTTCAAGGTCTGGAAGGAATTGGGGCTGCCCGATGACTTCGAGGACTCCATAATTTCAAGAAATCCCGAGGTTTTCGCATTGGAAGATGGAAATGAAATCAATACTCATTATTTGGTTCTGAAAGACAGCGATGAATTTCGGGAATGTTTGGTTCCTGCGGTGGAGAATTCGAGAATGACAGAGTGTTGTAGAGAGGAATGCAGCGTGGATAGGACTGAGCTGCAGTATAGTTTCAAGCAGGGGTTTCCGCCGGGAATGCGGCTAGGGAAGAATTTTAAGGCCAAAGTTAAGGAATGGCAGAGGTTTCCCTACATTGGTCCGTATGAGGAGATGACTGCCAAGGAGAATAGGAGGAGTAAGAATGGTGTGATGAGGATGGAGAAGCGGGCGGTGGGGGTGGTGCACGAGTTCTTGAGCTTGACTGTGGAGAAGATGGTGGAGGTGGAGAAGATAAGCCACTTTAGGCAGTGGTTTGGGATTGAATTGAATGTGAGGGATTTGTTCCTTGACCATCCCGGGATGTTCTATTTGTCTACCAAAGGGAAGGTACATTCTGTGTTTTTGAGAGAGGCATATATGAGGGGGTGCTTGATTGAGCCTAACCCGGTTTATGAGGCTCGGAGGAAGCTTCTTGGTCTTGTTGCTTTGGGGCGGCGGGGGTTGGATAGGTCGTGGAGTGTGGTTGAGAATGAAGAGAAGAGGAATGTATAG